In a single window of the Zea mays cultivar B73 chromosome 5, Zm-B73-REFERENCE-NAM-5.0, whole genome shotgun sequence genome:
- the LOC100276340 gene encoding NAD(P)H-quinone oxidoreductase subunit S, chloroplastic-like has product MAPPPTSPSFLRPPPLPHHPHPRLLLRPPSASFRVAEILGGRGLCNGEVGVRKELASGSTTSSPAPSPPPSTDSPPPAVDPDAFEKEMMGLTGGFPGGEVGLKDFVAKNPPPPKKSESQPQATLSAPPRPPELPLFLPGMVVLVKNPNNAYHMYCGIVQRVSDGKVAVLFEGGVWDRLITFNLDELEGREKGPPMANPKSVVLEDLVAELEDDDDDKEDEAAKKKEPEGAAAAAT; this is encoded by the coding sequence ATGGCGCCGCCACCCACCAGCCCCTCATTCCTCCGCCCGCCGCCGCTGCCACACCACCCGCACCCTCGCCTCCTTTTGCGACCTCCCTCCGCCTCTTTCCGCGTCGCCGAAATACTCGGCGGTCGGGGCCTCTGCAATGGTGAGGTCGGCGTCCGCAAAGAACTCGCATCCGGCTCCACCACCTCCTCGCCCGCGCCCTCTCCTCCTCCTTCGACAGATTCTCCTCCGCCCGCGGTTGATCCGGACGCGTTCGAGAAGGAGATGATGGGCCTCACAGGCGGCTTCCCTGGCGGTGAGGTCGGCCTCAAGGACTTCGTAGCCAAGAACCCGCCTCCTCCCAAGAAATCAGAATCCCAGCCCCAAGCCACGCTCTCCGCGCCGCCGCGGCCGCCGGAGCTGCCGCTGTTCTTGCCCGGCATGGTGGTGCTGGTCAAGAACCCCAACAACGCCTACCACATGTACTGCGGTATCGTGCAGCGCGTCAGCGACGGCAAGGTCGCGGTGCTCTTCGAGGGAGGAGTGTGGGACAGGCTCATCACCTTCAACCTCGACGAGCTCGAGGGCAGGGAGAAGGGACCCCCTATGGCCAACCCCAAGTCCGTGGTGCTAGAGGATCTTGTCGCGGAGCTCGAGGATGACGATGATGATAAGGAGGACGAAGCGGCCAAGAAGAAGGAAccggagggcgcggcggcggcggcgacatgA